In Rahnella sikkimica, the following are encoded in one genomic region:
- a CDS encoding HvnC protein yields the protein MNSKILLPISIAAIMFSPHVFSHDYSQEKEAYLKSHLLRSDVRQSGIKTAEYLNEDYLSTVSTCDTDSTPAFLCSGVLFRGTDVFSTSFHSWDPSPASQSNGGVSFSYLRADSKFTKLAYDYNNGFIFFPYFYAPDGEGIDTNIDVMCSFPIDAGTNARSDKGCGASSSQPSHSGPCQDQGITTAAQWHTQFVQGGNNTSYQCGFTTDDDSGYNTADGFYQSILSMATIADQSFETQNELRLATWAQGKQDSLPINAFFYLSGTDGLNNAQQNQKDYYNSTTNAVWVPVIEMILPASENDQARFEYLPADQLIPEPSR from the coding sequence ATGAACAGTAAAATTTTACTTCCCATTTCAATCGCGGCGATTATGTTTTCGCCTCATGTTTTTTCCCATGATTATTCTCAGGAGAAAGAAGCCTATCTTAAATCACATCTGTTACGCAGTGATGTGCGGCAGAGTGGTATTAAAACTGCTGAGTATTTAAATGAAGATTATTTATCTACAGTATCAACGTGCGATACGGATAGTACGCCAGCATTTTTGTGTTCTGGCGTATTGTTCAGAGGAACGGATGTATTTTCAACATCATTCCATTCTTGGGATCCAAGCCCGGCATCTCAGTCAAATGGTGGGGTGTCATTTTCATATTTACGGGCTGATTCTAAATTTACAAAACTGGCCTATGATTATAATAATGGTTTTATTTTCTTTCCCTACTTCTATGCGCCAGACGGTGAAGGCATCGACACCAATATAGATGTCATGTGTTCATTCCCGATTGATGCAGGAACCAATGCGCGCAGTGACAAGGGGTGTGGTGCATCCTCCAGTCAACCGAGCCATAGCGGTCCCTGTCAGGATCAAGGTATAACAACTGCCGCGCAATGGCATACCCAATTTGTTCAGGGAGGTAATAATACAAGCTACCAGTGCGGGTTTACCACCGACGATGACAGCGGATATAATACGGCGGACGGGTTCTATCAAAGTATTCTGAGTATGGCAACAATTGCCGACCAATCTTTCGAAACTCAGAACGAACTCAGGCTCGCAACCTGGGCTCAGGGAAAGCAGGACTCATTACCTATTAACGCCTTTTTCTACCTGAGCGGGACAGACGGATTAAACAACGCGCAGCAAAATCAAAAAGATTATTATAACAGTACAACGAATGCAGTATGGGTGCCGGTTATAGAGATGATATTGCCCGCATCGGAAAATGACCAGGCCAGGTTTGAATACCTTCCTGCCGATCAGCTCATTCCTGAACCTTCAAGATAA